One stretch of Akkermansia sp. RCC_12PD DNA includes these proteins:
- a CDS encoding response regulator transcription factor — protein sequence MSSLTYTILVAEDDDSIRHALTDVLTASGYEVLAAEEGLAAIRAVRERNFDLALLDVAMPGADGFQVLQVMSEERPGTPVIMLTARGEEEDRVQGLKLGADDYIVKPFSIRELIARIEAVLRRSPERPRQIREITIPGAVLDSANRLLTFEDGKTATLTAREFELLSYMATHPNRVITRDELLRRVWDMDPRLTDTRSVEMTVMRLRDKLGGKAAASLETLRSQGYRWNSSFLS from the coding sequence ATGAGCAGCTTAACATATACCATTCTGGTTGCAGAGGATGACGACAGCATCCGGCACGCCCTGACGGACGTGCTGACCGCCTCCGGCTACGAGGTGCTGGCCGCGGAGGAAGGGCTGGCGGCCATCAGGGCCGTGCGGGAACGCAATTTCGACCTGGCCCTGCTGGATGTGGCGATGCCCGGCGCAGACGGCTTCCAGGTGCTCCAGGTCATGTCCGAGGAACGCCCCGGAACGCCCGTCATCATGCTGACGGCCCGCGGGGAGGAAGAGGACCGCGTGCAGGGGCTGAAGCTGGGGGCGGACGATTACATCGTCAAGCCGTTCAGCATCCGTGAGCTGATCGCCCGCATTGAGGCCGTACTCCGCAGGTCTCCGGAACGGCCGCGCCAGATCAGGGAGATCACTATTCCCGGCGCTGTGCTGGACAGCGCCAACCGCCTTCTTACGTTTGAAGACGGCAAAACGGCCACCCTCACCGCACGCGAGTTCGAGCTGTTGAGCTACATGGCCACCCACCCCAACCGGGTTATTACCAGGGACGAGCTGCTCCGCCGCGTGTGGGACATGGACCCGCGGCTGACGGATACACGCTCCGTGGAGATGACCGTCATGCGCCTGCGGGACAAGCTGGGCGGGAAGGCGGCCGCCTCCCTGGAGACACTCAGAAGCCAGGGCTACCGCTGGAATTCATCCTTCCTTTCCTGA
- the hemB gene encoding porphobilinogen synthase: protein MNLPIRPRRNRKSANIRDLVRETSLSPEHLICPVFVHEGDENQPISSLPGCTRWSVRGLVEEAKRLMDLGIHTLDLFPAIPDNKKTPDACEACNPDGLIPRTIYALKSGVPGITVMTDVALDPYNSDGHDGLVEFRSDGTMEILNDDSVEVLCRQALCHADAGADIISPSDMMDGRVAAIRATLDSEALDDVSIMAYTAKYASALYGPFRGALESAPKEGDKKTYQMDPGNIREALREAQLDEAEGADILMVKPATLYLDVIAAMRRHVTLPVAAYHVSGEYLMIKSAASSGWLDEREAVLETLTCIRRAGADMILTYYAPQAAEWLKQQR from the coding sequence GGAACATCTTATCTGCCCGGTTTTCGTCCACGAAGGGGACGAAAACCAGCCCATCTCCTCCCTGCCCGGCTGCACGCGCTGGAGCGTGCGGGGACTGGTGGAGGAGGCCAAGCGCCTGATGGACCTGGGAATCCACACGCTGGACCTTTTCCCCGCCATTCCGGACAACAAGAAAACGCCGGACGCCTGTGAGGCGTGCAACCCGGACGGACTCATTCCCCGCACCATTTACGCCCTTAAAAGCGGGGTTCCCGGTATTACCGTGATGACGGACGTGGCGCTGGATCCCTATAATTCCGACGGACACGACGGCCTGGTGGAGTTCCGGTCCGACGGCACCATGGAGATTCTCAACGACGATTCCGTGGAAGTCCTCTGCCGCCAGGCCCTGTGCCACGCAGACGCCGGGGCGGACATTATTTCCCCCAGCGACATGATGGACGGCCGCGTGGCCGCCATCCGCGCCACTCTGGATTCCGAGGCTCTGGACGACGTTTCCATCATGGCCTATACCGCCAAGTATGCCAGCGCCCTTTACGGGCCATTCCGCGGCGCTCTGGAGAGCGCGCCGAAGGAGGGGGACAAGAAGACCTACCAGATGGATCCCGGCAATATCCGGGAAGCCCTGCGGGAAGCCCAGCTTGATGAAGCGGAGGGCGCAGACATCCTGATGGTGAAACCCGCCACGCTGTATCTGGACGTAATCGCGGCCATGCGCAGGCATGTCACGCTGCCCGTAGCGGCCTACCACGTTAGCGGAGAGTACCTGATGATCAAGTCCGCGGCATCCTCCGGCTGGCTGGATGAACGGGAGGCCGTTCTGGAGACTCTAACTTGCATCCGGCGCGCCGGGGCGGACATGATCCTTACTTATTACGCCCCGCAGGCCGCCGAATGGCTTAAACAACAACGCTGA